ACCTGAAAATATCGAAAAAAATCGTTTTCGGGTTTGTCTGCAATATCACATTAAAAATTGCAAAGGGTGTTGTGTAGGCAAAATATCGGAACAAGAATATAACGGATATATCGAACAGGTGCGTCAGATTCTCAACGGAGACATACACCAATTGAGTAACCATTTGTTGGAAGAGATGTCGGCTCTGTCTACTGAGTTGCGCTTCGAGGAAGCTCAGGTTGTTAAGGAAAAATACGATTTAATCGAGAAGTATAAAGCTAAATCGGTTATCGTGAATCCGGCTTTGCACGAAATCGATGTCTTTTCTTACGATGAGGACGAGGGGGTAGCTTTTGTGAATTATATGCACGTGCGAGGCGGCTCGATCGTACAAAGTATTACTATCGAGTATAAGAAAAAGCTCGATGAATCTGCTTCTGAAATTTTGTCATTGGGTATTGCCGAATTACGTTCCCGATTCGGAAGTCGGGCTAAGGAGGCTCTTGTACCGTTTTTGCCGGAGTCTGATTTTGTTGACCTTGAATTTGTCGTTCCGCAAAGGGGGGATAAGAAAAAATTACTCGCGGTATCGGAGCAGAATGTGAAGCAATATAAGGTAGATCGATTGAAACAAAGCGAGAAGCTGAATCCAGAACAGAGAGTCATGCGGATATTGACCCGGATACAACAGGATTTCAGGTTGCCCGAATTGCCGTGGCACATGGAGTGTTTCGACAATTCGAATATACAGGGTACGAATCCGGTCGCCTCATGTGTGGTGTTCAAGAAGGCGAAACCATCGAAAAAAGACTATCGCCATTTCGATATTAAGACTGTCGTGGGGCCTGACGATTTTGCTTCCATGCGTGAGATTATTTATCGCCGGTATCGTCGTTTGTTCGATGAAGGAGAGGAGTTACCGCAGTTGATTATTGTCGATGGCGGGAAAGGGCAATTGAGTGCGGCTTTGGAGTCGATCAACGCTCTTGGATTGAGGGGTAAAGTTTCGATCGTGGGTATTGCCAAGCGTTTAGAGGAAATTTATTTTCCCGGAGATTCCTTGCCTCTTTATATAGACAAGAATTCGGAGTCTTTGCGAGTTATTCAGCACATGCGAGACGAGGCTCACCGGTTCGGTATTACATTTCATCGAAATAAACGGAGTAAAGGGCAGGTGAAGTCGGCGTTAGATTCCATTCCCGGTATCGGCCCCAAGAGTCGGGATTTGTTGCTGTCTCATTTCAAGAGTGTGAAACGGATTAAGGAGGCTTCGGAATCTGATTTGATGGCAGTCGTGGGGACGGCGAAAGCTAAAATCATAAAAAAATATTTGATTTAAACTATAATTATTTGACTTTCAAGTTTTTAATTTGCTGTCCCTTTATGAATGGCTTTGAAAGTCGTTATACTACGTATGATCAAGTAAGTTTGCTTCTGTTTTGGATTTACATTATCTTTGTCTAATGCGAAAATAGGATGCGATTCGGAATGAAAAACGAGTGTATTCGTTTTATCTTGTACACTCCTTTCTCTATCTTTGCATGATAAGAAATGAATTTCCTATGAGAGTAGTCGTTCAAAGAGTGAAGAGGGCTTCGGTGCGGATAGGCGGAGAATTACATTCCTCCATAGAAGCCGGTCTTTTGATATTGTTGGGAGTGGAAGATAGCGACGAATCGTCGGATATCGAATGGTTGGTGAAGAAATGTGCCAATTTGCGTATCTTTGACGATGGGAACGGGGTTATGAACCGATCTTTAATCGATATGAACGGAGAAGTGATGATTGTTAGTCAGTTCACGTTAATGGCATCGACCAAGAAGGGAAACAGGCCCTCTTATATCCGGGCGGCCGGACATGAGCACGCTGTCCCTATGTACGAGGCTTTTTGCCGTCGTTTTTCGGAGGAAATTTCCAAAACGGTGGCTACGGGTGTCTTCGGTGCCGACATGCAGGTAGAGCTCGTGAACGACGGACCGGTAACGATTTGTATGGATACGAAAAACAAGGAGTGATCTTATGACGATAAAAGAAGCGCAGGAACAGGTCGATAAATGGATTAAAAGCGTTGGTGTGAGATATTTCAGCGAATTGACGAATATGGCTATATTGACCGAAGAAGTGGGAGAGGTGGCGCGCATCATTTCCCGTCGGTACGGCGATCAGTCGTTTAAATCGGGGGAGGAGAACAGCGATTTATCGGACGAATTGTGCGATGTTTTCTGGGTATTGTTGTGCCTTGCCAACCAGACAGGGGTAGATTTGACCTCTGCTTTTGAAAAGAATATGGAGAAGAAGACAAATAGAGATAAAACAAGACATATCAACAATCCTAAATTAACAAAAAATGGATAGATACGAAGAAATGTTGAGTCGGTATAAAACCGATTTAGACGATGCACAAGTGGCAGCGGCCGTAGAAAAGATCGTGCGGGATAATTTGGCAACGAACAGTACTCCCGATGTATATAAGTTTTTGTTCAGCTGTATCGATCTGACTTCGTTGCATGCAGAGGATAATACCGATTCGATTACTAAGTTCACCAAACGAGTGAACGATTTCGAAGAAGAGCATCCGGAGATGCCCAGCGTGGCCGCGATTTGCGTGTATCCTAATTTCGCGGGTACGGTTCGCGCCAATCTCGATGTGTCTTCTGTGAATATTGCTGCCGTGTCCGGCGGTTTTCCCACTTCGCAGACTTTTACCGAGGTGAAAGTAGCCGAGACGGCTTTGGCTCTCGGCGATGGAGCCGATGAAATAGATATCGTCATCAATGTGGGTAATTTTTTAGGCGGAAATTACGAGGAAATGTGCCAAGAAATCGAAGAACTCAAACAAACTTGTAGAGATGCTCATTTGAAAGTGATCCTCGAAACAGGAGCCTTAAAAACGGCTTCTAATATTAAGAAGGCTTCTTTGTTGTCTATATACTCGGGAGCCGATTTCATAAAGACTTCTACGGGTAAGAGCGAGCCGGCTGCGACTCTCGAAGCCGCTTATGTGATGTGTCAGGCCATTAAGGAATATTATGAGCAGACCGGGACGATGATCGGGTTTAAGCCTGCCGGTGGAATTTCTACGACAGCCGATGCTGTGAAGTATTATTGTGTGGTGAAAGAAGTGCTCGGTGAGAAATGGTTGACTAACGAATATTTCAGAATCGGGGCCAGCCGTTTGGCCAACAATTTACTATCGGATATTTGGGGAAATCCCACGAAGTTCTTCTAAATAAAGTCGTTTGACGAAAATAAAGAAGCCCGGTACAATCCGGGCTTCTTTATTTTTATGATTTGCCAGCATGCTAAATGAACGAATCGTCATAAGCCATTTTTGCGTCGGTCACGAATTGTTTTATTTTCTGTTCTTCGCTTTTGGGGCAGATGAGCAGCACATTATCGGCTTCGGCTATGATGTAATCGTGAAGTCCTTCGACAACGACCAATTTTTCCCCCTTAACGGCTATGACACTGCCCGTTGTGTTGTAAAGTAACGCTTTGCAGTTTTGGGTTACGTTTTCGTCTTTATTTTTGGGTGAGTGGTCGTACAGCGCACTCCAAGAACCTAAATCGCTCCACCCGAATTCTGCGCAAAGCACAAATACGTTCGAGGCTTTTTCCATGATACCGAAATCTATCGATATACTGGGGCAGGCTGCGAAATTTTCGTCGATAAAATGTTTTTCTTCGGGCGTGTTGAATACTTTGATGTTTTCTTCGAATCGGTTCGAAATATCGGGTAAAAACCGTTGGAACGCTTTGATAATTGTCTGTACATTCCAAATGAAAATACCGGAGTTCCAGAAAAATTCGCCGCTCTCCACAAACATTTTGGCAAATTCGAGATTGGGTTTTTCGGTAAATGTTTTTACGGTCTTTATATTATCTTCGGCATCTTCGCCTATCTGAATATATCCGTATCCCGTTTCAGGACGATTGGGCTTTATGCCTAAGGTGAGCAATGCCGGATATTTTGATACGAAATCGAGCCCGCGATTGACGCATTGAGCAAATTCGTCTTCTTTAAGAATGAGATGATCCGAGGGGGCTACGACGATATTGGCATTCGGGTTGAGTGCCTGAATATGATAAGAGGCCCAAGCGATACAGGGAGCTGTATTTCTTCGGGTCGGTTCCAGCAAAATATTTTCTTCGGCGATATCGGGTAACTGTTCTTTTACCAAATCGACATATATTTCGTTTGTGACGATGAATATATGGTCTTTGGGGATTATTTTTATAAATCTGTCATAACTCATTTGGAGGAGCGAACGTCCTATCCCGAAAAAATCGAGGAATTGCTTGGGTCTGTTGTTTCGGCTAAAAGGCCAAAAGCGACTTCCGATACCACCTCCCATGATTACACAATATCTATTTTCCATAGTCGTGTCGTTTTTTTAATGTTAATTCTTCTGCTAAAATAGCTATTTTTTATTAGAAAGATAGCTCGAATAACTTTTTTTGAAAAAAAACAGAGATTATTTGTCTTATTCAAAATCTGTTTTTATCTTTGCACCGCATTTAAGCCCAGATGGCGGAATCGGTAGACGCGCTGGTCTCAAACACCAGTGGATTAACCTCCATGCCGGTTCGATCCCGGCTCTGGGTACAAAGATAAAAGCTAAGTGTTGAGCAATCATCATTTAGCTTTTTATTTTGCCTAAAATTTTCCCATATTAGGCCCCATATTTTCCCCACGCGTAGCAGTATTTAAGACCAATTATCTTTGCTTGTAAAGAGAATTGATAAAAACAAAGCAAACGAAAAGAACAATCTGTTCATTTTCTCTCGTTTGCTTTATAGAATATGTAAGTTTAACTGCTTAACCATAGCGATGCATCAATCCAATATATGTTCTGGTATAGATGTAGTGCTTAACATTCCTGTAATTTGATAATCTGTATTAGGAATAGTCAGTTTCATAGTCATGTCTATCGGCGCAGGACTTTTTGTATGTACACTATCGAAGAGTTTGCCCCACTCTACGCCCAAATAGGCTTGAATAACACTTAATACTTGTGAGGAGTTTGCATTGATTTGAAAGTCATAAGATTTTGTCATGGCGTCATTGTCTGTAATATTTAGATGTAAACCGGGAATGCCACTAAATTGAGGTAGGGCATCGTCGGGTGTGACAAAAAACTCATAGCTGCCTTTTGCTATCGGTTGTTCAGATAACCGTCCGTGAATTTTGTCTATGGCGAAAATATAGCACTCTTTTTCTTGGTTATTTACGAAAAAGAGCGTTGTATTGGCTTCCAGTGCCGGATAATTGCTCTCGGATATAGTATATGCCAAATAGCAGTCCGTTACTTTAACCTCTACTTTTTCCACATCATTTGTTACATTGTCAATAATAGTCAAGGTTGTGACTCCTTTCTGCATACCATACAGATTGATATGCCCTTTTAGGTTATCTTCCTCCCAATCATCGTTGTATTTCGAATAAATGGCTTGTAATACGTCTTCATTTTCTATGTCCAAGCTGATGTCTCCGCTGCCATTTGTGATTGAAATAGAAGTGGAACTTCGTTCTAGTCGTATTTCATAGTAGTCTTTTTCGAGAATGAATGGTGTTGGTGTATTTTCAATATTATCATCACTGCAAGCTACAATAAACAGGCACGTAATTAAAAGAACCGAATTGATAAGTTTATTCATATCCGCACAATTCCCTATTGGCTCTGTCGGGTTATTAAATTTACAGATTGAAAAACGTGAGCCAACTATGTCACGTCTAAGTGAAGGCCGTAGGAAATCTTTGATGCAGATGTAACAATAGCAGTCCACGCTATATGCGTAAGAACCACTATGCTATCTCTTGCATCGGTTTGAAAACTTCCTACATTTTCACCTATAAGATAAACATAACGTTTCTTCTTTTTTAAAGTGTCTTGGAGAGAGTTCCCTCAATCCACTCACAAAGATATGCGGTTTAGTTGAAATCCAGTCAAATACTATCAGATTACATTCTGAATACCCTATTTTTCTTCTCTATCTGTATGGAATTGAGCAGACTTTGCTGTAATTTCTCCCATTGCACTTTGAATCATTGGATTATTGGCGTATTATTAGGAATTGTTTCTACAAAATGGATAGGATATTTGTTCCAGTATTTTTTATAAATTCTATTTTCTTGACCGTCTAAGTTGAGTTGATACATTCGAAATGTAACCCATTTGTTTTTAGGTTGCCACAATTCGTTATAGGAATATCGGTATTTCATACCGATGGCTTGCATCACCCTTCCGCTTCTTGGATTGTTTACGTCGTGTGTGGCCGTGATATAGGGTATTTCGATATGTTTTAGTTTTTCAATGACTACTCGGCAGGCTTCCGAACATATACCTTTGTGCCAAAATTCTTTTCTTAGTCCATAACCTAGATCGTAGCTATCACCGCCGCTTACATGGATATATCCGATAGGTATATTGTTACCTTTCAAACAAATAGCGTAGTAAAACAGGGTTTTCCCCGAATTAATTGCCGTATGTTTCTCGTGAAGATATGTTTTTGCTTCTTCGATGTCCTTTAATGGAAACATGGGGAGAAAAGCGTTTACCTCTACGTCGCTAAGAATGATGAACAGAGATTCTGTGTCTTGTTCTGCAAATGGTCGTAATATTAATCTCTCTGTTTCTAAGTAATTCATTTGGGTATAATTTGTCCTACAAATATAACGTGAATATTGGATCGAAAGCCATATGGACAATGGATTTATATAATAATTTTTCATATAGATGTAATATTATATCAAACTTATTTTAATCGAAATTCTTTTGCTATTTCAATATTTTTTTCAATCTTGCAATGCTCTTAGAATTCTATTAATAGGAAATGGACGATAGCGCTTTAACCCATCAGTTAAAACAGGGTAACCAGTTAGCTTTTACCATTCTTTATGACACTTATTCAGAACAGGTGTATAGACTTGCGTTTAAATATTTGTGTAATAAAGAACTGGCAGAAGATGCTGTGCAGAATCTTTTCATGAAAGTTTGGATTAAACGAACCTCTCTCGATGAGAGTCGCCCATTGAATCATTTTTTATTTACCGTTTTAAAAAACGATTTACTTACTATCCTTCGCGATCCCAAGAATAATATTTTTGTTTTGGACGATTGTTTGGAGTTATTGGAGCGTATAGACGGGGGCAACCAAGATGATGAGGATATGGATAAAGAGCAATTGGACTTGGTGCGCCATGCTATCGAACAGTTGTCTCCTCAAAGGAGGAAGATTTTTTCTTTGAAAATTTCGGGAAAGTATTCTAACCAAGAAATTGCAGATAAGCTAAATCTTTCTGTCAATACAATAAAATTCCAGTATAGCCAGTCTCTGAAACAGATAAAGGAGATTGTTCGTAAGTGTGCTATTTCCCTTTTGATGTAATGCTTAAAATAAGTTAATGTAAGATCTGTATATAATACTTTTTGAAATTTATATAGTATTATATAATGAAAGCCAATGAAACATGCATTTTAGAAAACGACATCAGACCGATTCTGAGATATTGAAATATGTATCCGGGCATATCGACAAAGATATAAACCGGCTGTTAAATGCCGAATCTTTGCCAATGGGAGGATGCGATGTGCCGGATTTCGATAAATTCGGCGTATATGAAAGTTTGGCGCAGAGAATAGGTCGAAGCGAAAGACGAAATGTCTGGACGGTTTGTAAATGGGCTTGTGCCATTGCATTGGTATTGTTGAATGTCGGATATTTGGCTTATCAGAATATCGATTTATCGAAGCCTGTCTATAAAGAGGTTTGTTCTTTGAAGGGAGAACGATTGGTCGTATTGCTCGAAGATGGAACGCGAGTGTGGTTGAATGCAGACTCGAAGTTGGTTTATCCAGAGCAATTTGCGAAGGATAAAAGAGAAGTATCGTTAGTAGGCGAGGCTTATTTTGAAGTAAAGAAGGATATATCTAAACCGTTCATGGTACAGGCAGACGAAATGAATATCCGTGTAACGGGAACGAGTTTTAACGTATCGGGATATCCTACGGATTCGGTGGTTACGACCACGTTGGACGAAGGGGGTATAGTGATAAGTTATCCGTATGCAGAAAAATCGGGAACGTATCAGATGGCTCCCGGCCAGACTGCAATTTA
The sequence above is drawn from the Barnesiella intestinihominis YIT 11860 genome and encodes:
- a CDS encoding RNA polymerase sigma factor; amino-acid sequence: MDDSALTHQLKQGNQLAFTILYDTYSEQVYRLAFKYLCNKELAEDAVQNLFMKVWIKRTSLDESRPLNHFLFTVLKNDLLTILRDPKNNIFVLDDCLELLERIDGGNQDDEDMDKEQLDLVRHAIEQLSPQRRKIFSLKISGKYSNQEIADKLNLSVNTIKFQYSQSLKQIKEIVRKCAISLLM
- a CDS encoding GNAT family N-acetyltransferase, whose protein sequence is MNYLETERLILRPFAEQDTESLFIILSDVEVNAFLPMFPLKDIEEAKTYLHEKHTAINSGKTLFYYAICLKGNNIPIGYIHVSGGDSYDLGYGLRKEFWHKGICSEACRVVIEKLKHIEIPYITATHDVNNPRSGRVMQAIGMKYRYSYNELWQPKNKWVTFRMYQLNLDGQENRIYKKYWNKYPIHFVETIPNNTPIIQ
- a CDS encoding mannose-1-phosphate guanylyltransferase, with the translated sequence MENRYCVIMGGGIGSRFWPFSRNNRPKQFLDFFGIGRSLLQMSYDRFIKIIPKDHIFIVTNEIYVDLVKEQLPDIAEENILLEPTRRNTAPCIAWASYHIQALNPNANIVVAPSDHLILKEDEFAQCVNRGLDFVSKYPALLTLGIKPNRPETGYGYIQIGEDAEDNIKTVKTFTEKPNLEFAKMFVESGEFFWNSGIFIWNVQTIIKAFQRFLPDISNRFEENIKVFNTPEEKHFIDENFAACPSISIDFGIMEKASNVFVLCAEFGWSDLGSWSALYDHSPKNKDENVTQNCKALLYNTTGSVIAVKGEKLVVVEGLHDYIIAEADNVLLICPKSEEQKIKQFVTDAKMAYDDSFI
- a CDS encoding FecR family protein, translated to MHFRKRHQTDSEILKYVSGHIDKDINRLLNAESLPMGGCDVPDFDKFGVYESLAQRIGRSERRNVWTVCKWACAIALVLLNVGYLAYQNIDLSKPVYKEVCSLKGERLVVLLEDGTRVWLNADSKLVYPEQFAKDKREVSLVGEAYFEVKKDISKPFMVQADEMNIRVTGTSFNVSGYPTDSVVTTTLDEGGIVISYPYAEKSGTYQMAPGQTAIYEKGSRLCKVMKNEYYKDASVWKENKLIFRNAPLEEVLTTLSRQFDVSFDIRSEKIAAFTYNFTCKLNNLSGIFEMMSAITPIKFNEISENVYAVKEK
- the dtd gene encoding D-aminoacyl-tRNA deacylase; its protein translation is MRVVVQRVKRASVRIGGELHSSIEAGLLILLGVEDSDESSDIEWLVKKCANLRIFDDGNGVMNRSLIDMNGEVMIVSQFTLMASTKKGNRPSYIRAAGHEHAVPMYEAFCRRFSEEISKTVATGVFGADMQVELVNDGPVTICMDTKNKE
- the deoC gene encoding deoxyribose-phosphate aldolase, which encodes MDRYEEMLSRYKTDLDDAQVAAAVEKIVRDNLATNSTPDVYKFLFSCIDLTSLHAEDNTDSITKFTKRVNDFEEEHPEMPSVAAICVYPNFAGTVRANLDVSSVNIAAVSGGFPTSQTFTEVKVAETALALGDGADEIDIVINVGNFLGGNYEEMCQEIEELKQTCRDAHLKVILETGALKTASNIKKASLLSIYSGADFIKTSTGKSEPAATLEAAYVMCQAIKEYYEQTGTMIGFKPAGGISTTADAVKYYCVVKEVLGEKWLTNEYFRIGASRLANNLLSDIWGNPTKFF
- the uvrC gene encoding excinuclease ABC subunit UvrC produces the protein MIDKNENIKNKLALLPDTPGVYQYFDKTGKIIYVGKAKNLKRRVSSYFNKVHDSPKTNILVKNIYDLQYIVVKTEEDALHLENSLIKAYKPRYNVLLKDDKTYPWICLRNEHFPRVFLTRKVYKDGSKYYGPYANVHLAKTVLGLIRELYPIRTCNYALTPENIEKNRFRVCLQYHIKNCKGCCVGKISEQEYNGYIEQVRQILNGDIHQLSNHLLEEMSALSTELRFEEAQVVKEKYDLIEKYKAKSVIVNPALHEIDVFSYDEDEGVAFVNYMHVRGGSIVQSITIEYKKKLDESASEILSLGIAELRSRFGSRAKEALVPFLPESDFVDLEFVVPQRGDKKKLLAVSEQNVKQYKVDRLKQSEKLNPEQRVMRILTRIQQDFRLPELPWHMECFDNSNIQGTNPVASCVVFKKAKPSKKDYRHFDIKTVVGPDDFASMREIIYRRYRRLFDEGEELPQLIIVDGGKGQLSAALESINALGLRGKVSIVGIAKRLEEIYFPGDSLPLYIDKNSESLRVIQHMRDEAHRFGITFHRNKRSKGQVKSALDSIPGIGPKSRDLLLSHFKSVKRIKEASESDLMAVVGTAKAKIIKKYLI
- a CDS encoding nucleotide pyrophosphohydrolase, with the protein product MTIKEAQEQVDKWIKSVGVRYFSELTNMAILTEEVGEVARIISRRYGDQSFKSGEENSDLSDELCDVFWVLLCLANQTGVDLTSAFEKNMEKKTNRDKTRHINNPKLTKNG